The Halotia branconii CENA392 region AACTACACAATCATATTCATTTAATTTATCAAAAACTAAATCTAGTGAGTTCATCACTAAAGTATCAGCATCCATATAAATAAAGTTATCAAAGGGGGCATCAAAAGCACAAAAGCGCCGATGTCCGCCATAAATTCGGTATTTATCTCTATTCATGCTAGCAGGACTAGCCTCTAACATAAATTTATCCCAGCGATTGATGACATCTTGATCATCGTAAATAAATACATTGGGACGATGAGCTATTTCTTGAGAAATGCGTTGTATTTGCTCATCAAAAGGATAGATACAAACAGGTGTTTTATCTCCTAAAATTGCATCAATGCTGTTAAGCAAAGCCACGAGTTGATCAAAAACATAATCATTACCAAGAGTACAAATACCGTTCATAATTTATGAGTGTTTATCAACAAAGTTTGATAGCCAATTTAAAAGATTAAGTTTGTGTAAAATGATTTGACGTGCTTCCGCGATCGCATCTTTGGCAGCATACCAAGCATCAGGTGTAGCAGTCACTTCTTGAATGTAAGCTATACCTTTGGCATCTAAGCTGGGTAAGCGCAAAAAACTACCAGGTGGTAATAATTTATCAGCTGCTGAACCGCCATAATAAATAGGCAAACACCATGCTAATAATGCATCCCACATTTTCTCACTGACATACCAATTATTTTCGGCATAGTTTTCAATTGCCAAATTGTAATAATAAGGAGCCATACCATACCATTTATTACCTAATTCTCCAGATTTATTTGCCCATTGAGGTAAGTCGCGTCCATACAAATCAAATTTAATCTTGCTGGATTGTACCAATTGTAAAAAGTCTAATCTTTGACGATGATTTGCTGTACGATTAATACCAGAAGTAATCCAACTACAATCAGCAACTTTTTTTGGTGGTGGCATTTCATTTAACTCTCGAAATGAGTTGTTGTGATACCAAATTGCTGGCATATAGTCTGGAATAGAAACAAAATCATCGGGGCCGGAAATATAGCCACAATATTTTTGTGCTTCTTGATAATTGCGTTTATTGATGTCGATGACTTCATCTAAGGGTGGTTCTCGTAAAAGATAAATTACCCGTTCTGGAGGCACACCACGCAGAATAGAATTAATATTAATTTGTGGCTTTTGCTGTTTGCGACGTAATTTATCTAATAAAGATTGCGGCTGAGGAGGTTTAGGAAAATCAAACTGATACATGAGCAGAAAATCTGGTTTGGGCGCGATCGCTTGCATTTGCATATTGCCCCAAACGCCGAATTGATCAGGGGTTTGTTGCCATAACCAATCGGCTCTTTGATCAAGGCTTCGATAGCTGCTAATCATTCCCACAGTTTTTAGATTCATTTGATTCAATTGTCAGTTGTGATCATAGATGGACGTAAAGATTCATCGACATAACTAATAATTTTTTCGGCTCGATTTTCCCAAGAAAATTGCTTAACAAATTCAATAATTTCTGGATATCCGTCTACTTGGCGAGGATAATTTTCTAAAACCCATTGCAGTGCTTCAGCGAATTTGTGGGGATTATCTGGTTCACACCAAGCTGCGATCGCCTGAGTATTTTTAAACTCAGTTAATGAAGAAATTTCTGTAGCCACAATGGGATTTCCAGAGGCTAAATAGTCAAATAATTTCATTGGAGAAGTGAAAGTTGCCGCTTTCCCCGAACAATGGGGATGAGCTAAAACATCGGCTGCTTGTAGTAAAGATGCTAACTCATCATGCAAAATGTAGCCTAAAAATAAAATATTATTAACTTGTTTTTCTTTAGCTAATAGCTGATAATGTTCTACTTCGTGAAGCTTACCACCTGCACAGACAAACTGTACATGTGGCATTTGACTAGCGACATCAATTAAGATATCAATACCTTTAAATTTTTGTAATGCTCCTGCATAGACTACTAAATATTTTTGGTTGTTTTTAAGTAATTTTTCTCGCCATATTACGGCTTTTTGTGGCTGTCTAATTATGAACGATTTATTATAACCATTATGCAGTTTAATTAATTTTTCCGGTGGCATTCCATGTTCAATCATGCTCTCTCGGACTGTATCGGCAACTGTCACAGCAACTTGAAATAGGGGATGATTGACAATTTCTGGCTCGAATTTTTTATCTTCGTGGTGATGATGTTCGTATATCGCTGGGATACCATTTTTAATAGCTGCTTTTACAAAATTCCAGTTCCAAGCATGAACAAGTTTAGTTGTGGCTAAAATATGAAATGGAAAATAATATTTTGTGGTAATGGTATTCGAGTTGGTAAATTTATTTTTGTAATAATCAATTGGCCAGGGCATTGGCAGAGTCGCCACTTTTAATTTATCTTGGAGATTATAATATTTAATGAGATTTTCTGGTACTTTTCGGGGTTGGAAAGGACGCAGTAAATTAAAAGGATTAATCGCTTGAATGCCTTGAGTAGGATATATTAATATAGTTGAATAACCCAAGTTTGCGGCTCCGTTGGCTGCATTTGCCGACTGGATTAAGTGAGCTTCTGGCTTAGGCAATTCTTCTGTGAGAAAGAAATTATAGTTTTTTTGGTTTTTAATCATAATTTTAAACTTTAATAATACTTTCAAATTTTTCTAAATTATTGAGTAAATTAATTGCCGATTGATAAGCTTCGGTAATTAATTCATGTTCTTCTGGTGGCATTTCCATGAGATTTTCAGCTATAGAATTAATAGAAAAACGCATGGGTTTGAGATACTCTTGGAACTTAACAGCGAAGTGAGCAAAGTTTTGATAATGGGTAACACCATTGCGACTTGTACCTGACAATGTGTGTAATTGTGTTTTCATTTGCAGATTAACAAGATCTTCTAAAACATCAATAGCATTGATAATTCTAAAGGCTGATTTATAAGAATCTTCGATTAATTCTTGCCGTTCTTGAGAATTATCGACCATATCATCCAGTAATAAGAGTAGGAAACCAATCATGGAATTAAGCCTT contains the following coding sequences:
- a CDS encoding glycosyltransferase family 10 domain-containing protein codes for the protein MNLKTVGMISSYRSLDQRADWLWQQTPDQFGVWGNMQMQAIAPKPDFLLMYQFDFPKPPQPQSLLDKLRRKQQKPQININSILRGVPPERVIYLLREPPLDEVIDINKRNYQEAQKYCGYISGPDDFVSIPDYMPAIWYHNNSFRELNEMPPPKKVADCSWITSGINRTANHRQRLDFLQLVQSSKIKFDLYGRDLPQWANKSGELGNKWYGMAPYYYNLAIENYAENNWYVSEKMWDALLAWCLPIYYGGSAADKLLPPGSFLRLPSLDAKGIAYIQEVTATPDAWYAAKDAIAEARQIILHKLNLLNWLSNFVDKHS
- a CDS encoding glycosyltransferase; this translates as MIKNQKNYNFFLTEELPKPEAHLIQSANAANGAANLGYSTILIYPTQGIQAINPFNLLRPFQPRKVPENLIKYYNLQDKLKVATLPMPWPIDYYKNKFTNSNTITTKYYFPFHILATTKLVHAWNWNFVKAAIKNGIPAIYEHHHHEDKKFEPEIVNHPLFQVAVTVADTVRESMIEHGMPPEKLIKLHNGYNKSFIIRQPQKAVIWREKLLKNNQKYLVVYAGALQKFKGIDILIDVASQMPHVQFVCAGGKLHEVEHYQLLAKEKQVNNILFLGYILHDELASLLQAADVLAHPHCSGKAATFTSPMKLFDYLASGNPIVATEISSLTEFKNTQAIAAWCEPDNPHKFAEALQWVLENYPRQVDGYPEIIEFVKQFSWENRAEKIISYVDESLRPSMITTDN